One window from the genome of Nicotiana sylvestris chromosome 9, ASM39365v2, whole genome shotgun sequence encodes:
- the LOC104213786 gene encoding uncharacterized protein isoform X1: MAKEYQLPFKVGQSAEARSFQSGFRSAWFRCKIKEINNKRGHWNARLEYFDYPDEKLTWMRLFQMPPYNIGKLKDKKQLMLRPQYPPVKLKNEVSGFSSISDAMIVVDGNWQAGDLVDWWANGCYWSGRLTKLLGNSKAEMALTPPPIGEGALYEIHFKDLRPSLDWSPNFGWTVLASQDGDSVRRCAQLIQPVNQALGRFPALEMHSMSEGRKDSQATAGSSSHLSSPTNLYANSLPGSEETKDFKTTGLVEQSSIIDLPKEAANTSKKVSRSDINSGSQLGDKLEKEASWSDNGSTSCIAIDPAKTAETTENFYLSNCPLKKFRTSDGVRLHSMGSDSMEAAILDLEELANKIKWLKGLLEFGKPVSNASRPSWKFVEHHASSGNK; this comes from the exons ATGGCGAAGGAGTATCAATTGCCTTTCAAGGTTGGGCAATCCGCGGAAGCGAGGTCTTTCCAGAGTGGATTTCGTAGTGCATGGTTTCGGTGTAAG ATAAAGGAGATTAACAACAAAAGAGGACATTGGAATGCGCGATTGGAATATTTTGATTATCCAGATGAAA AACTGACTTGGATGAGGCTGTTCCAAATGCCCCCATATAACATTGGGAAGTTGAAGGACAAAAAGCAACTAATGCTGCGGCCGCAGTATCCTCCAGTCAAGCTTAAAAATGAAGTTTCAGGTTTCAGTTCAATTTCTGATGCTATGATAGTTGTAGATGGTAATTGGCAGGCAGGTGATTTGGTTGATTGGTGGGCTAATGGCTGTTATTGGTCTGGGCGACTGACAAAGTTACTTGGCAACAGTAAAGCTGAG ATGGCATTGACACCACCTCCTATTGGTGAAGGTGCACTTTATGAAATTCATTTCAAAGATTTACGCCCATCCTTAGATTGGTCCCCAAATTTTGGTTGGACTGTTCTTGCATCCCAG GATGGTGATAGTGTCCGTCGATGTGCTCAACTAATTCAACCTGTCAACCAAG CCCTTGGTCGCTTTCCAGCTTTGGAAATGCATTCCATGAGTGAAGGGAGAAAGGACAGCCAAGCAACAGCTGGGTCTtcatcacatctttcttcacCTACTAATTTATACGCAAACTCGCTCCCAGGCTCAGAGGAAACGAAGGATTTTAAAACCACAGGGTTAGTAGAACAATCCTCGATCATTGACCTTCCAAAGGAAGCTGCGAACACATCAAAGAAAGTCAGTCGGTCAGATATTAATTCTGGTTCTCAGTTGGGAGATAAATTAGAAAAGGAAGCCAGTTGGTCAGATAATGGTTCTACGTCCTGTATTGCAATTGATCCAGCAAAAACCGCTGAGACAACTGAAAACTTTTACCTTTCCAATTGTCCTTTGAAGAAGTTTAGAACCAGTGATGGTGTTCGGTTACATTCAATGGGTTCTGACTCAATGGAGGCAGCGATTTTGGATTTGGAGGAACTTGCAAACAAAATTAAATGGCTGAAAGGACTGCTTGAGTTCGGAAAACCCGTGTCTAATGCTAGCAGGCCTTCATGGAAGTTCGTGGAACATCATGCATCTTCCGGAAATAAATGA
- the LOC104213786 gene encoding uncharacterized protein isoform X2, whose amino-acid sequence MRLFQMPPYNIGKLKDKKQLMLRPQYPPVKLKNEVSGFSSISDAMIVVDGNWQAGDLVDWWANGCYWSGRLTKLLGNSKAEMALTPPPIGEGALYEIHFKDLRPSLDWSPNFGWTVLASQDGDSVRRCAQLIQPVNQALGRFPALEMHSMSEGRKDSQATAGSSSHLSSPTNLYANSLPGSEETKDFKTTGLVEQSSIIDLPKEAANTSKKVSRSDINSGSQLGDKLEKEASWSDNGSTSCIAIDPAKTAETTENFYLSNCPLKKFRTSDGVRLHSMGSDSMEAAILDLEELANKIKWLKGLLEFGKPVSNASRPSWKFVEHHASSGNK is encoded by the exons ATGAGGCTGTTCCAAATGCCCCCATATAACATTGGGAAGTTGAAGGACAAAAAGCAACTAATGCTGCGGCCGCAGTATCCTCCAGTCAAGCTTAAAAATGAAGTTTCAGGTTTCAGTTCAATTTCTGATGCTATGATAGTTGTAGATGGTAATTGGCAGGCAGGTGATTTGGTTGATTGGTGGGCTAATGGCTGTTATTGGTCTGGGCGACTGACAAAGTTACTTGGCAACAGTAAAGCTGAG ATGGCATTGACACCACCTCCTATTGGTGAAGGTGCACTTTATGAAATTCATTTCAAAGATTTACGCCCATCCTTAGATTGGTCCCCAAATTTTGGTTGGACTGTTCTTGCATCCCAG GATGGTGATAGTGTCCGTCGATGTGCTCAACTAATTCAACCTGTCAACCAAG CCCTTGGTCGCTTTCCAGCTTTGGAAATGCATTCCATGAGTGAAGGGAGAAAGGACAGCCAAGCAACAGCTGGGTCTtcatcacatctttcttcacCTACTAATTTATACGCAAACTCGCTCCCAGGCTCAGAGGAAACGAAGGATTTTAAAACCACAGGGTTAGTAGAACAATCCTCGATCATTGACCTTCCAAAGGAAGCTGCGAACACATCAAAGAAAGTCAGTCGGTCAGATATTAATTCTGGTTCTCAGTTGGGAGATAAATTAGAAAAGGAAGCCAGTTGGTCAGATAATGGTTCTACGTCCTGTATTGCAATTGATCCAGCAAAAACCGCTGAGACAACTGAAAACTTTTACCTTTCCAATTGTCCTTTGAAGAAGTTTAGAACCAGTGATGGTGTTCGGTTACATTCAATGGGTTCTGACTCAATGGAGGCAGCGATTTTGGATTTGGAGGAACTTGCAAACAAAATTAAATGGCTGAAAGGACTGCTTGAGTTCGGAAAACCCGTGTCTAATGCTAGCAGGCCTTCATGGAAGTTCGTGGAACATCATGCATCTTCCGGAAATAAATGA
- the LOC104213788 gene encoding uncharacterized protein — translation MDEEEKWSNRDRYKIAMKEAKLAVTTVKTAAFERLYEELGGKGGDKKLYWLAKVRERKARDLDQMKCIKDEDVWIYAGTFEYGSYHLVRGLMEQYKEEKRDLHIEFIDLEKAYDKVPMEVLRRCLEARGVPVACIRAIKDMYE, via the exons ATGGACGAGGAGGAGAAATGGTCGAATAGGGATCGGTATAAGATTGCTATGAAGGAAGCGAAGTTAGCTGTTACAACGGTTAAGACTGCTGCATTTGAACGCTTATATGAAGAACTTGGAGGCAAAGGAGGGGATAAGAAGTTGTACTGGCTAGCCAAGGTGCGAGAAAGGAAGGCCCGTGACCTGGACCAAATGAAGTGCATCAAGGACGAGGATG TTTGGATATATGCCGGCACATTCGAATATGGAAGTTATCATCTTGTTAGGGGGTTGATGGAGCAGTATAAGGAGGAGAAGAGGGATTTGCATATAGAGTTCATCGACTTAGAGAAAGCTTATGATAAAGTGCCAATGGAGGTTCTgaggagatgtttggaggctagaggtgtTCCTGTTGCATGCATTAGGGctattaaggacatgtatgagtGA